The proteins below are encoded in one region of Halocatena salina:
- a CDS encoding ThuA domain-containing protein — MTTVTVWNEYRHERETDVVASVYPDGIHTVIADELADHGFETRTATLDEPEHGLSETVLEETDVLTWWGHDAHEEVSDAVVERVHERVLEGMGLIVLHSGHYSKIFRRLLGTSCSLKWREAAETERLWVVEPSHPIAEGLPEYVELSEAEMYGERFDVPPPETLVFLSWFEGGELFRSGCCYTRGRGRIFYFRPGHETYPIYHQETVQQILANAVAWAAPGDGPVSTFGNSDPIEPIDTTDDRTVH, encoded by the coding sequence CGAAACTGACGTGGTCGCCTCCGTTTACCCGGATGGGATTCATACGGTCATCGCCGATGAGCTTGCCGATCACGGGTTCGAGACGCGGACGGCCACCCTCGATGAACCGGAACACGGGTTGAGCGAGACCGTTCTCGAGGAGACGGACGTGTTGACGTGGTGGGGCCACGACGCTCACGAGGAGGTCAGCGATGCGGTGGTTGAGCGCGTTCACGAACGCGTCCTCGAAGGCATGGGACTGATCGTCCTCCACTCGGGTCATTACTCGAAGATCTTTCGGCGACTGCTTGGCACGAGTTGCTCGCTCAAGTGGCGCGAAGCAGCCGAAACCGAACGACTGTGGGTCGTTGAGCCGAGCCATCCGATCGCAGAGGGTCTTCCCGAGTACGTCGAGCTATCCGAAGCGGAGATGTACGGGGAGCGCTTCGATGTTCCGCCACCGGAGACGCTCGTGTTTCTTTCGTGGTTCGAAGGCGGGGAACTGTTCCGGTCGGGCTGTTGTTACACCCGGGGACGCGGACGCATCTTCTATTTCCGTCCCGGCCACGAAACGTATCCGATCTACCACCAGGAGACCGTACAGCAGATTCTCGCCAACGCCGTCGCGTGGGCTGCACCCGGTGACGGCCCGGTCTCGACGTTTGGCAACAGTGACCCGATCGAGCCGATCGACACGACCGACGACCGGACCGTCCACTGA